Below is a genomic region from Rosa chinensis cultivar Old Blush chromosome 5, RchiOBHm-V2, whole genome shotgun sequence.
CCGAGCAGTCATCAAGGCTGCATGTGGAGCCTGATGCATATCCTTGATTACCATCGTTGGCATAGTGTCAAGAAGATGCTTCCAGGCCGAAAGCACGGCAGAGGAAGAATCAGAGGTAGGCTATTCCCAGTCCAAATCTTCTATCAATATTTACTTATCTAGAAAACAGCTGTCTTAATTGGTGCTACTCTGGCAGACCTTTTTGCTTCTAAAACGTTTCATAAGATGTTCCATGATCCCATCTAAGTAGCCAGTATTTTAGACCGGATAGAACGAGCTAGTGAAAACCACTATATATGCTTTAGACACAAAAAATTGCTTCTATTCAGATAGCTGTCTAGAACTCAGTATATTAATTGTTTAGCATTTGATAATGTATTCTTAAGTAACGAAAAGAAAAGGTATTGTCACTAGGACTGAAGAGGTTCTGAGAAAATTTTCCATTTTATGACACATATGATTTGATTTTATAAGCTTAGAGAGATCATTTATTCTTGTAGGTAGTGGAAGTCGAAAAGCAACTTTGAAAAACCACGACAATGGTGAAAAGAAAGAGTCGAGTGCTGAAGCTGAACCCTTGCTGGTATGTGAATTCATGTTACTCTTTGATTTATCGCAGAATTTAGAAATTTAAGTTGTGATGTGACATGTTGCATGGAGTTGTGGTTGTTATGCAGTGAAACATAAACTGACAGAAATTAAATGTAAATTATGTTAGGTCAAACAGAATGGTAAAGAAACGAGCTCTGCAAAGAAAAAGTCCAAGAAATCTCAACTAAAGGCATCAAAAGCTAAACAGGTATGTAAAGAAGAAAGCCACAAAAGATGGATTGTAAGCCACAAAAGATGGATTGTAAGCTTCTCTGGGCAACCATGGTTGTGGAGAACTAGTGAAATGCATGATGTAAAGCCTTCAGATGATTTTTCGAAGGCGCCTTATGAGTTAGTTGCATCTAATGAAAACTGTACCCTGGAACAGGCAATTTCTCCAGAAAAAGTCATGGAGTCCTCACCAAGCAAGAAGCCAATAACAAGTAATCAGCTGAAAAAAGACATTTCCCACGACCAGTTTTATGATCATGTTGATCTTTTGGAGCTAATCAAGGCAAACAAGGAATTTTTCTTAAAATTCCTTCAAGATCCAGATGTTAACAGAAACCAGTTTCCGGGCCTGCACAAGTCCAATACCAAAGTAAGATTaacaaaatcaagttcatttccTGTAGCTGATTCGTCTAGAGCTAGAAGTGTTATGCCTAGCACACTAAAACACAAGCAGAATGAAATCTGGTCCTTCCCAAAGGGAGAAAAACTTCTTGCTAGTACTCGGTCGCCAAAACTAGTGACATCAGAATCTCAAGAGGACTTGCCTGAGGGATTTAGATATCAAGGGTGGAATCAATTGGTCGTGAGTcgttttaaagatataaagcAGAAGCTAATGCATGCACCGCAGGAAAGCAAGAAGGGAAATACTCCCACTTCCACTGAAACACTCATCCCTGAAGACCCTTCTGGATGTGATGGTAAAGAAATGTGTGAAACACCAGAGATGATCACTGGTGAAGAGAGAAGCAAGATTGATGGTTTGGATGATACTCTTGGAAAGCGAAAACGCCGTGTAAGTAGAACCTCCTCTCTAGATGAGTCACTCAATAGATATAGTCAGTTGTTTGAGAGTAGTTGCAGAAGTGAGGCCAAGTTGCATCACTCCATGAGTTTAAAGTTAAGAAGTGAAGAAAAAGTTACTTCAACTGGGAATGCTCAGAAATGCACCAGAAGAAATCTATCACTACCTGACCTTGACTCTTTGTGTTCCTTTCTAAATGGGCCACATAGAGATGCTTTTCGCTTAGGGATTCCGGTTAAAAATGTAGTGGACCACAAGACAAGTAAGGAAAATGATAGTCATATTGGTCCCAAGTTGGCGAGCCTTAATGTAGATACAGGTAAGTCGGAAGGACTCGAAGCTATTTTAGAGACAGAGTTCCAGAATA
It encodes:
- the LOC112165714 gene encoding protein TRM32; amino-acid sequence: MRKQLQRQDTGFPSSHQGCMWSLMHILDYHRWHSVKKMLPGRKHGRGRIRGSGSRKATLKNHDNGEKKESSAEAEPLLVKQNGKETSSAKKKSKKSQLKASKAKQAISPEKVMESSPSKKPITSNQLKKDISHDQFYDHVDLLELIKANKEFFLKFLQDPDVNRNQFPGLHKSNTKVRLTKSSSFPVADSSRARSVMPSTLKHKQNEIWSFPKGEKLLASTRSPKLVTSESQEDLPEGFRYQGWNQLVVSRFKDIKQKLMHAPQESKKGNTPTSTETLIPEDPSGCDGKEMCETPEMITGEERSKIDGLDDTLGKRKRRVSRTSSLDESLNRYSQLFESSCRSEAKLHHSMSLKLRSEEKVTSTGNAQKCTRRNLSLPDLDSLCSFLNGPHRDAFRLGIPVKNVVDHKTSKENDSHIGPKLASLNVDTGKSEGLEAILETEFQNSIEEQSDREDLHEYVVEPEEEEEEEEEEGEEESRTHEQRDIVFTMSPEGEKAQPSGSCTFESYSSELSISEELCSSAKCEQTEIEQTNVDHHSSQFVDKMDNPELNYVRDVLGLSGFMGNEFLGTWYSMDQPLDPSVFKELEARFQHQLDFTGNWDHQLLFDLVNETLLDIHERSYTYFPRALSFSGSKHRPMPKGQHLLEDVWTRISSHMSFRPELVQSLDDILARDLAKADTWMNLQWETECVALELEDLIFEELLDEVICS